The Aquicella siphonis DNA segment CGCCTGTCGGATCCGCAAGCGCCCGCTGATATAGTCAAACATCTGGGCTATGGGATGGGCGGTTCTCCCATGGGAATGGTATTGGAAAAACAGCTGGAATATTTCATCGATCTCAGACATAAAAAAATCACTATTCCCTGGCTGGTATATTCGCCGGGACATTTTTTTCCCTTTTCAACCTTGCTGGGATGCGAAAGCGACAGGATTTACGCGCCCAACGGACTGTTGACGGTGACATCTGGCGCGCGTTCCACTTTCATGCTGCCTAATATAGGCTGCAATACTCATCATGCCAATCTGAAACGGGACTTCAATATTCAGCATCTCGCGCCAAAAACATTGTATGACCACTGGTTCCTGTTCAGGGAAATCATCCGCAGTCAGACCCTGAAATGCGAATGGCGTTCCTGTCTGGTTTATTTCAGTGAAAAATGGGTCAATAAACTGCACACGGACAGTGCCTGGATGAAATTGAAATTATATCTGCATGAAATGGCGTGGCGTAAATTCGAATACGACAGAAACCGGATTTATTACGACATGGCTTTTTCACTGATTCAGGAAAAACGCAACCTCAAACCCAATCCCTATCTTACCGATACCGCGCGGCATTTGTTCGCTACCGCTCTGGGCGCGGTGCCGGGATATGTGCCCGCGTGTGATGACGCCGCGCTGCCGCTTAGTCAAATCCAGCACGCGTTTTCTGCTTCCTACGGCATGAAAAAATATCTTCCTACGCTGATGCAGCCCGCGCATTTTGATTTTTCCGCGCCTGGGGCAATGGTTTATTATTCGCTGCAGCATCCTTCCACGCATGTGTTTTCGCCCAAATCACGTGAAGTGTCCAGCACAATTGCTGAAATGCTGGAACTGGAATATATCATGCGTGTCTTTTGTGAAGAATTGTCGTGTGAAGCGAATATCTGCGCGGATACCGTCATTGGCAGGATTGCGAAAAGTGTGCGTTTTCATTATTTTCACAACAAGTCAGACCGGCAAGGCATTATTGCGCCGTCTGTGGAAATTCCGGCGCGAGACGCGCGTTTCATGCATGTGAACGATAGCGTGCGTCATTCCGGCGCGCGGTTCGCGGCGGATGCGCCATTCGTAAGAGGCTGCATAGGGATGAGTTCCTCAATGTAATAGTGATAAATCACGGCGGCGGCGAGGCAGACTGTGCCTATCAGTCCGCACACAAACCACAAGCAAGCTGCGCCAAACCCCTCATAGAGATAACTTCCCGCGGCCGGCCCCAGGATACGGCTGACCGCGTAGACCAGTCGATAACCTCCCAGAACCAGGCCTTTTTTATCGGCGGGCGCCTGTTCGTAACATATCAGTTGCGCGACAGAAAAAAACAACATTTCTCCGGTGGTATAGAGAAGACAGGCAAGAATGACCAGAGAAAAATGTAAGGCGAAGATCAGCGTGAACATGCCTGATCCCAGCAAAAACGCGCCCGCGCCCATGATTAAAACCGGAGGATAACGGCGCAGATGACAGGCAAGCGGTGTCTGCAGCAAAACGACCAGGAAGGTGTTTAACGCGAACAGCCAGCCAAACCCGCCCAGGTGATAATGCGGAAAAGCATGATGCACAAAGAGAGAATACGTGCTGCCGAGCTGGGAAATGATCAAGCCGACAAAAAACAGGCTGCAAAAAACCGTGAGCAGTGTCAGGCGCATGGACGACGCATGTGAAGAAAGGCTTGAATCATGAGAGGAAACACGTGCGCGCGGACTGGATGAAAGAGACGGCGGGAAAAATAGCAGCAGCATGGCGGCGCCGGCCAGCAGGATTGAGGAAAACACAGCCAATAATCGCAAGTCATGATCCAGAAAGACGCTGATGATGACCGCAGCGAGACCCAGACCCAGGTTTGACGCAGTTTCCATCAGGTTCATGACTTTCAGTCTTTCCGGATTTTCAGTCCGGCATAACGCAAATGCCCAGAGAAAATTCGCGGTGATAAAACTGTAAGTGGCGGCGCCAAGAAAAAATAACGCAGCCATGAACGTGAAGGGAGAGCGCAGCGTTGACAGACAGAAAAAGGCAATTCCCTGCGCGAGCAGGCTGATTACGGCAATATGACGCGGAGAATAGCGGTCTGCCGTACCCCCCCATTACACTGCCGGCCATGGTTCCCAGGCTGTAAAACGCAATGGTGAAGCCTGAGGTGGTAACGGAAAAATGCAGCTGCTGCACGAAATAAAGCGGTAAAAAATAACAGATGCTGATGAGCAGCGAATCCAGGCCGTGCAGGAAAACGAATAACCAGCAGGCTGGCTGCACGCCTGCATAATATTGCGTATATTTTTTCAAACGTGATGGCAGCCGGTCAGACATCGGTTTTTGCATGGACTTCCATGATTCCCAGTTGTTGCAGCATACGCATATCTGTGGGCGGTTTGCGCGCCGGTGGAATGTAGAGAGTGGTCATGCCTGAAATGCCGGCGTTCGCCAGATTTTTCAGCGGACATTTTTCAATACGCGAGGCGATGTGCGGATATTGGCTGCCTTCGAACAAGGTGACCGCATGCGAATCAGGATAAACTTCGCCAAGTCGTTCCACCAGGAGTTGCGTGCCGCGGCGGTGATCATGTGCGTCATGACGGGTCAATATGCCTATCATGCTGACTTGCCACAGCAGCAAGTGACTGCAGCCGTCAAATGCGCGGCGGTGAATTAAAAAATCGGTCGCTTCATAAGATTGGCAGCCGGCAGAACCGGGATCAATCTGCAATTCGGAGAAAAGATAGGCGTCAGCGGAAATCCCGGGCAGCATGACAGCGGTGTGTCCCGCGAGTCTGGCTTGTATGACTGCCTCCAGCGCGGGCCGCGCGAACACGCCGGGATGGCCTTCCAGCACCACACAGATGTGCCGTCCGCATTCAAGCGCTTGCAAGATGGTGCGGGTCATCGCCTGATAAGCAGAGGCGCGTTTCGGATAATCGTAATAAGCTTTTTCCAGTGACTCCGCCTCGGGATGTCGCGCAAGCAGCCATGCGCGCATGGCTGGATCGTTGACCAGATACAGGATTTTGTCGGCGGCTTCGATTACGGCTTTCGCTTCGATAGTCAAATGCGACATGAAGCGGATACCGCTGCCGACCACCGTAAGAGAACTCATTTTTGTCATGTGGATAATGGATTCGTTATTGCCGGCGCGTCAGATTTCAGTGACCGTGCGCTCATGGATAGTGATTTCATGCGGGCGCGGTTGAAGAGCATGTTTCAGTGCCTGTGCGTTTTGCTCACGAAATGCGTCTTGCACGGCCGGAGGCTGAGCGGCAATCAGCGTTTTCACTTCAGGCTGGAAGGCAGGCATTGATGCGAGCGCTGTCAGAAATTCAATAGTGTTCATTCATGGTTGCCCTGATAAAAAAGTATTACCCGTGGTTTTGTACAGCGATGATTGTCACATGATTGATTTTGCGCGCATGGTAACACGAGGGCCGGGAAACAGTCGATGAATTTTCATGTTCTGCCATCGGGAGAGGATTCAGTTAACGGGATTTATGCTATTATGACGGCATGATTACCACACTCACCAAAGAAGCGACGCAAGTTATAACCGGCCCGGCAGGCAAGCTGGAAGTGGCCGTCAGTGAACCCACGGGCCCGGAACGCGGTGCGCTAGGCATAGTCTGTCATCCGCATCCGCTGCACGGCGGTACCATGCACAACAAGGTGGTTACCACACTGGGAAAACTGTTTCAGGGAATGGGGCTGGTCACGGTACGTTTTAATTTCCGCGGCGTGATGCGCAGTGAAGGTCGTTTTGATCACGGCAATGGTGAGCTGGATGATTTGCTGGCCGTGATGGACTGGATGCAGCAGGAACGTCCGCAGCAGGAGATCTGGCTGGCCGGGTTTTCATTCGGGGCTTTCATAGCCGCGAAAGCGGCGACGCGCGTGCCGGTGAAAAAACTGGTGACGGTCGCACCGCCTGTGCAGCATTTTCCCATGCGGGATTTACCGCCTATCCCTTGCCCCTGGGTGCTGGTGCAAGGTGAGCTGGATGATGTCGTCCCCGCCAGGGAAGTCCTGGAATGGGCGGAAGCACGCGTACCCAAACCTGTTATTATCCGCTTCCCGCAAGCCGGACATTTTTTTCACGGACAGCTCGCGGAATTACGCATACAGATTGAAGCCGCTCTTAGGGAGTGAGTGGTTCCTCACCACAAACAGGATTTTCACCACCGTTCGCCCTGAGGCTGAACGCTCCCCTCAAAATTTCTCATAAAAACCATAAAAACAAAGAGTAGAAAAATTGCATAGTGAAGTTAAAATCCAAATTCGACCAAGAATATGGAAACCTCACTATGCAAGGGAAAAAATTATTACATAAATTTATGCAAGAATCTTCATTCTTGCATAAAAAAGTACTAGATACGTTAACCATCACCTGTGATGGTTTGCTTAAAGCAAAAAAGTTAAGTGTGACAGCGTTAGGTAGGGCAATTGCTAGCAAAACACCGGACAAGCACGCTATCAAACGTGTTGACCGGTTAGTTTCCAATCCAACCCTAGAAGAACATAGAGGTTGTTTCTATAAAGCGTTAGCGGAAAAAGTTGTGCCTAAAACAGGGTGGTGCCCCATTCTTGTTGATACTAGTTGTTTAACTGCGGATAGTGAATTTCAACTCATAAGGGCATCGCTTGCACTTGATGGCCGAGGATTTACTTTATTTGAAATGGCTTATAGGAACGGGACGTTAAGTCAGATATATGAGATATTTTTAGAGAAATTGAATGAGGTTTTACCTGAAGAGAAAGGACATGTCATCCTTATTAGTGATGCTGGGTTTCATAATAAATGGTTCCATTTGGTAAAGAAGCAAAAGTGGGATTTTATTGGCAGAATTCGTCAAGATAAGCATTATACTACCGCCGATGGAAAAAGTTTCCCTTGTAAGTCCCTACACAAAATAGCCACTTTAAAGCCTACACATCATGGAACTGTTTTCTTATGCAAAAAGAGTCATAACAAAGCAATTATATGTGATTTGTATAGCATAAGGAAAAAGATCAAAGGCAGGAAAATGAAAACAAAAAAGGGGGCTATTAAGCGGGGAAGTTATAGCAAGGCGTTTGCTAAAGGCCAAAAAGAACCCTGGGTGTTAGCAAGCTCACTACCTAAAAACAGCTTTAATCCTGAGCAGATTGTTCGATTATATTCCTTTAGGATGCAAATTGAAGAATCTTTCCGGGACATGAAAAATAACAAATATGGTTTTAGCTTTAAAAACACATTAATCAGAAGTGTTCGGCGATTAAACGCACTCATGCTAATCGCTGCCATTGTAAATTTCATTGTGTGGTCGGTAGGGGTGATGGCGGAACAAAAAAAATGGCATTTAAAATGCCAATCCAACACCTCTAAAAAACGAACATTGTCATTATCTTACTTAGGGGCAATCATCCTGAAGTCGACATATTTCCAAATTAAAACCTCAGAAATAGAGAATGCAATTAAAAATATCATTATCCCCTCAGACCTCAATATAATGGAACGGCAATTTTGAGGGGAGCGTTCAGGCCCTGAGGAGGCGCACAAGGTGCGCCGTCTCGAAGGGCATGAAACTAAAAATCAAATGCAACTTTCCCGCTATCCAGGCCGCCGTGTATTGTGCAAAGGCACTTCGGCTTCCGATGTTTTGGCGCGAATCTCTCG contains these protein-coding regions:
- a CDS encoding alpha/beta hydrolase, yielding MITTLTKEATQVITGPAGKLEVAVSEPTGPERGALGIVCHPHPLHGGTMHNKVVTTLGKLFQGMGLVTVRFNFRGVMRSEGRFDHGNGELDDLLAVMDWMQQERPQQEIWLAGFSFGAFIAAKAATRVPVKKLVTVAPPVQHFPMRDLPPIPCPWVLVQGELDDVVPAREVLEWAEARVPKPVIIRFPQAGHFFHGQLAELRIQIEAALRE
- a CDS encoding IS4 family transposase, encoding MQGKKLLHKFMQESSFLHKKVLDTLTITCDGLLKAKKLSVTALGRAIASKTPDKHAIKRVDRLVSNPTLEEHRGCFYKALAEKVVPKTGWCPILVDTSCLTADSEFQLIRASLALDGRGFTLFEMAYRNGTLSQIYEIFLEKLNEVLPEEKGHVILISDAGFHNKWFHLVKKQKWDFIGRIRQDKHYTTADGKSFPCKSLHKIATLKPTHHGTVFLCKKSHNKAIICDLYSIRKKIKGRKMKTKKGAIKRGSYSKAFAKGQKEPWVLASSLPKNSFNPEQIVRLYSFRMQIEESFRDMKNNKYGFSFKNTLIRSVRRLNALMLIAAIVNFIVWSVGVMAEQKKWHLKCQSNTSKKRTLSLSYLGAIILKSTYFQIKTSEIENAIKNIIIPSDLNIMERQF
- a CDS encoding SAM-dependent methyltransferase, with product MTKMSSLTVVGSGIRFMSHLTIEAKAVIEAADKILYLVNDPAMRAWLLARHPEAESLEKAYYDYPKRASAYQAMTRTILQALECGRHICVVLEGHPGVFARPALEAVIQARLAGHTAVMLPGISADAYLFSELQIDPGSAGCQSYEATDFLIHRRAFDGCSHLLLWQVSMIGILTRHDAHDHRRGTQLLVERLGEVYPDSHAVTLFEGSQYPHIASRIEKCPLKNLANAGISGMTTLYIPPARKPPTDMRMLQQLGIMEVHAKTDV